The segment AGCCTAAACTGAGCCTAACTAAGCCTAACTGAGCCTAAACTGACTCTAACTGAGCTTAACTGAGCCTAAACTGAGCCTAACTGAGTCTAACTGAGCCatgtttctgctgcagctgaacaTTTGAAACAAAGTGAAACGCTTTATGAGGTAAAAGTGTCGCTGTAATGATGTACTGTCACACCTCAGAGTCATGTTGCTTCTGCTGGCCCATAAAGTCATGCAAACTCATCCTTCAACACGCACCGACACTCCACTGTGCACAAGTGTTGCAGTTGAGCAGTGCACAGCACCACCTGGTGGCGCAAACAGCACAGTGCAGGTGCAAACTGAAGGTGTCACTGGTTTAACGTCGGTGCATGTTTGCCTTGTTGGTGAGGTTCTTGTTCATTAGAGGCTTTCTTACTCAGACTGGCTTCTAAAGGGCCAGAGACATGCAACAATGAGCTCAGTACATGTGGAAGAGATGATGTCACCTGTGAGATAAGGAAGCAGTCATCCACCAGAACCATCAGAGTGATTCTTTATCAAGTCATTACAATGTGTCAGTAATTCAGTAAAGATTCAAATAACAGCAGGATGTTCCTTACAGGAACACAAAGCAACGACTGGAAGAGCATGGGAgagacaacaaaaacacagagccTTCCTGCATCAGGTGTCCTTCCTGCACCAGGTGACCTTCCTGCGTCAGGTGTCCTTCTTGCTCCAGGTGACCTTCCTGCGTCAGGTGTCCTTTCTGCGTCAGGTGTCCTTCCTGCATCAGGTGACCTTCCTGCATCAGGTGTCCTTCCTGCATCAGGTGACCTTCCTGCATCAGGTGTCCTTCCTGCATCAGGTGTCCTTCCTGCATCAGGTGACCTTCCTGCATCAGGTGTCCTTCCTGCACCAGGTGTCCTTCCTGCACCAGGTGACCTTCCTGCACCAGGTGACCTTCCTGCACCAGGTGACCTTCCTGCATCAGGTGACCTTCCTGCATCAGCATGATATTGTAGCTAAATATTGTAGTTCCTTTCATGAAACTTTGTATTGTTCCAGCTTCTGCCAAGCTTCAGCTGATGCCCTGTTGACCAATCTAACCAATCTCTAATGTTGAACAGAAACGCTGTGATGAGCCAATTTCTCTACAGGAAATTCTAGTTACTGCCTCGCATCTCAAACTGAACAAATCCCCCGGGATTGATGGACTAAATGCTGAATTTTATAAACATTTCTCATTTGACCTTGCCCCTTTCCTTCTGAAGGTTTTCACAGAAAGCATAGAAAAAGGCTTCCTTCCAGCAACCCTCACCCAGGGACTAACCATGCTTATACCAAAACCTAAAAAATATCTTCTACTGCTTGATAATTGGCTTCCCATATGTCTTCTTAATGATGATTACAAAATATTTGCTTTAGTTGTTGCTAAAAGATTAAAATTGATGAAACTCAATCTGGTTTTATGAAAAATAGGCACATCCCAAATAATATACGActcattttggacattttagATTACCCTGATTTTGTTCACGAtaatggttttattttattcttagaTTTTTATAAAGCGTTTGATACAGTAGAACacgattttatttttcaaagtcTGGGTAAGTTTGGATTTGGGAAAAGCTTTACTTCCATCATCAAAACCTTGTACAAAACAATAACAGCTCCATCAAACTAAAAAATGGCTCTTCTCCTAGATTTAACACCTGTAGAGGAATCAGACAGGGGTGCCCTGTCGCCCCCTATCTGTCCCTCTTAGTAGTTCAGCTTCTGGCCGATCATATTAAAACTGGTCCCTTAAAAGGGATCTCTGTTGCTGATAAAGTGATTACATTAACACAACTGGCAGATGACACTACCTTATTTTTAAAGGACGAGAATCAAATCCCCTTAGCCATCAACGAAATTAGCATTTTCTCTAAAGCTTCTGGTCTTTATCTTAACCTTAAGAAATGTGAAATAATGGCTGTTAAGGACTGTTCCAAAACCTCAATTGAGAGCATACCAGTTAAAGATGAGGTCGTCTATCTAGGTATAACCATCACAAAGGATCAGAAAAGAAGAAGCTCTCTGAACTTTGACCCTCTTATTCTAAAGACTAGAAAAAGACTCAATCAGTGGTTAGTAAGAGATCTTTCACTGCGTGGTCGTATTCTGCTTACTGAGGCCGAAGGCATTTCCAGGCTTGCTTATGCTGCGCAGGCGTTAGAAGTTGACAATAAAACTGAGAAAGAAATTGACAAATTATTAGTTAATTTTGGCTGGAAAAATAAGACTTACTATATTAAGAAATCTACTCTAATGAACTCGTATGAAAACGGAGGACTGAACTGTTTATCATTCTCCATTTTGAATAACACCTTTAAGATAAATTGGATTCGCCAATTTTTTAAATCTCCAGCCTCAATTTGGAACATCAtaccttttcatattttttctaaatttggcGGTTTGAATTTCTTTTTGGTTTGTAACTTTGATATACAGAAGCTCCCAATCAAACTCTCTAATTTTCACCGTCAGGCCTTTTTATCATGGTTACTCATCTACAAGCACAACTTCTCTCCTCATCGATACTTCATATGGAATAATAAGGACATTTTATTTAAgaagaaaactttatttttggatacctggtttaatcataacattaTTCTGGTTGATCAACTGTTTAACAGTGTTGGCACGTTGCTGAGTTATGAGGAATTTCTCTCTAAATTTAATATTCCCATTTCTTCTGGAGAATTTGCAAAAGTTTTTGGCGTTATTTCTACAAAGATTTGCATGTTATTCAAACAGAGGAAGAGACTCAGTTATCATCAGTCTCCAACTCTTACTCCCATACATTCTCCTGTTggaaaaatcaatcaatcaatcaatcaatctttatttatatagcgcatttcataccacaggcaactcaatgtgctttacataaagaagAGGgttaaaatatgttttaaccCTCTTCTTCGTAACAATAATAAGTCAGTTAGATCCCTGTTTCAGAAGGAGGCGATTTCTACTCCTGCTGTCGGGCCTTTTTGGAATCGCTTTCGGATGAATATATCTTGGAAATTTACCTGGTTGCTCCCAAATCACTTTCTTCTCACTTCTTCACCACCTAAAGAAGTTCAACTCTAACATTAATGTGAACTGTACCTTTTGTGACCTTTGCCCTGAGTCCATCACTCATTTGTTCTGGTTGTGTCCTCATTGTAAAGATTTCTGGaaacatttttgtaattttgttgaCTTAAAAATATCAGCAAGCTTCCAGTTGTACTGGCAACATGTCCTGTTTGTGTTTCAACTAAGTGGCAAAATGAATCCGAAggttttctttattaatttattaattatcaaagctaaatttcacatacacaaatgcaaatttttgaaaacaaaaccaaatttctatgtttttttgattgaattaaagcaatatcacaattaaaccttcaactaatcataaagcaaaaacaacaatatgggCTTGTTCCCAACTTGGGATTATGGATGAAGTGTTGTCctaaatctttgttttatttggttttttttacacgagactccttggcacatatgtcagtttgttcaatagttttctttttgcagGAGTTTTGTGACTGTCattctcttattattattcttatcctTATGCTACCCttggctggcttttttttttacgttatgtacacatttatatgtcattattctgctttgttgcaaataaagttattaaaaaaaaaaaaaaaaagtgtccttCCTGCATCAGGTGTCCTTCTCTTTCCCATCAGCGCTGCCGGCCGGCAGGCTGTGAACAGGCAGGGGCAGCAGGGGGAAGCCTCCACACTGGTTGACCCCCCAGGCTGGGTTGGGTGGGTAGTGCTGGGAACTGAGCACATGCTGCTGATCTAAGAGACGTTTCACTGCACCTCTCCTCTTGTGACAGAGCAGGTATATCATTTCAATTATGTTGAGGAGCACAGAAATGCCTGAAACTACAAGCATGAAGATGACAAAGATGGTTTTCTCAGTTGGACGGGATATGTAACACTGGGCTCCGCTGTAGTGGGCACAAGGTGGGCACTGACAGTGAAAGAAGGAGACCATGAACACCGAGCCAAAGATGTAGAACTGGCCCACGCTGAATCCCACTTCCAGCAGGATCTTAAAAGTCAGCTGGGTCATGTAAGTGCAGAAGAGGATTCCTGTTATCTTCACCTTCCCTCTGTCATCTGTATACCTGGCTTTCCTGAGCGTGGCTCCCTCTTGAAGCTGCCCCATCAGCCTTTTCTCTCTGTGAATGATGTGCACAGCATAGCCCAGGTAGAGCAGGGTGGGTGTTGACACAAAGGTGATCTGCAGAACCCAGTAATGGATGTAGGATATTGGAAACTTCCAGTTGTAGCAGGCATGTTCACATCCTGGTTCCATGGAGTCACAGTAGAACTCTGACACTTCATCTCCCCAAACTTTGTCTGCAGCTGCCCCCAAAACAAAGAtcctgaagaggaagaggacgCTCATCCAAATCTTCCCCACCACAGTGGAGTGAGACTGGACTTTGTCCAGCAGTGAGGACAGGTACGACCAGTCACCCATGGCTGCAGACCAAGctctgaagtggaagaaaaacaGAGGTGTCAAACCTGCAGGTGGAAAGATGAGACTGCAGCAGACATAGCATTATTCTACAGTATGTTTAAGACGAGCCATGGAGTCAGGGAATATTTCATGTTAAAATACTGTCAAATAAAGTTCTCACACCTGCCTTACTGTCCATTtctttaaatgattaaactgatGAGATTTCACAGAAACACCTTCTCTTATTTATTCCTTTAAAATTCAAGTTTGACCTGACAAAAAGAACCCTGGCATGAAGGAACTCTGGCACTGGGTGAAAGACACAGGTGGGGTGCCAGTCAGTCCTGTAGGAAAACCTTCACATGAAAACCGTTTTTTTACTGTGAAGAGGAAAGAAGTGAATTAATCAAATGAACATTTTTCACGTTTCCTTAAACATGAGTCTGCTTGTaagattccatccatccattttctgcagGCGCTCTATCCAACTcggggtcgcgggggggctggagcctatcccagctgtctgGGCCGGAGGCAGGGCCCACCCTGGACTGCTCTACTTGTAATATTGATtaaatgaaatttaaaaaaaaactgtttaaaggagccatggcatgaaatgtttaacattaatatgagttcctctagcctgcctgcggtcccccagtggctaaaaatgacgatccatgcactggaaatgattctccagctttggaaatgtgaccatgcagatggcctgatcggcaaagccgccgcttatgacgtggaggttgtttccacccagagccaataaactgcctttccccgcccacagctctttggccagctcattgctctgtatatcgatgtaaaaaatctgtttagagctcctgcatcagaacctctaaagagccagtggacagattttgtttttttctgggaaagtgacgacagaactgaagagatttgtgtgtgcgccaaacatttcacagacgaatgtttccagaacttgggctaataccgagcccaagggagagcccagacaccctgcggaggaaactcatttcagccgcttgtattcgcgtatatctcgttctctcggtcactacccacagctcgtgaccataggtgagggtaggaacatagactgaccggtaaatcgagagcttggccttctggctcagctccttcttcaccacgatgagccggtgcagagccgcatcactgcagacaccgcaccgatccgtctgtcaatctcctgctccattcgtccctcacttggggaaggatctcattcccgagtaagtaatttaacgctctattattgtgttgatttcctgtatgtacagtatagttacatagcttgttaccacaggaaagggtttgtatcgttagcagctaacgttagctaacggttagctatgcagctaatagcatctgcaagcactcatctctgccaactgggctgttggaggtgtttgcatgcccatgagatggttagctcgctcattttagaccaaaaccccctacttcaagcttcctgaagaagaatgaatccgcaaattcagtgcatttcatcaggataatgattcattcatggttccagagtcaaaacggtcagtctgtctgtgtcgttagctctgcagctaatggctcagtcactgtcgctaatgtaacggtaaatagcatgaggtatgcgagtggacacctcatttactgtaacgcgagtgttgtgtacttatttgttgttttgatagccgtcctgctgttggtgttatggcgcgcacgatatctgcctttcccctgattgaaatgactcgtgctacgtgcatctttgcaaaccagagcaatctttgctctgcctttctcctcctaatttgcatttaaagctgcagaccctaaacagctcattctggggatcctaaggaaagctcattttttggactggctgtaattctgcaccaaggcagaattttgggggaaaaaactcagatacagtattaggggaacactaaagcctataaaaatacataaaagcctccatttattttcatgccatggcacctttaagaGATGTTTCACTGGTGGTCTTTGGACAAGTTTGGACTACACTCTCTAaagttttgctcttttgtttcaAGCCTAATTAAATATTTACTGTAATTTGAGGATTGGGATTAAGAATTTGAAGCTGATACAGATGTAGCTGTTCAAACCTTGTGGCAACACTCAATGACCATAAACTCATCTTGAGTAAGTTTCCACTGTCCAAGATGTCATAAGAAACAGGAAGTAAGGCAGATGTATGCAAGTTAAGACAAGATTTGGAAGGCTGAATAAAGTTTGAGTTAAAGCTGCAGATCTGCTGCTcacaaagtcaaattaaaccacTTCTCTTAGAGTTTGATTTGCCCTTTGGAGGGTCCTGTTGGAAGTCCAGGGGTCTGCACCATCAGGCAGGTTCCATACGTCCATACGTTCCATATGGTTATCTTCTGGTCTAAATAAGCCTAACAACAGAAATCTTGCTAATCAGTACTATGACACCTGTCAAACTCAGTGGGTCTTTCAGGTTATGCCACCCTGATTATGTGCACGCTCATGTAAATGGATGGAGTTGGCATCAGATCACCAGTCACATTGATTTATTTCTCTCAGGCTGAGAAGTAACACAGCTGCTCCAAGAtgacaaaaagagagagaatgTTGAATTAGTGAATTCATCAGATTACAATGTGAGATGAATATGAACCAACAGACATCATTTCATGCAATTTTGTGAATTTGGTACACTGCACATTCGCACAATGTATGAGAAATACTTTCTATTGGGTAAGAAAAGTCATTCATGTTCAAATCTTCACGTCAGCAGGAGGAGGGTCCTGAAGGATCGGCCTCTGGTTtaggctgcagaaacagtgaggTCACTAGTCTGAGTGGACCCTAACCGTCCACACGCCAACTTCTGTTTCACTCATCATTTTCTAAGAGAGCTGACTGGTCAGGAGGCGGTGCTTCCACATAGATCACACATCCTTTATCTCAAAACCAGACCTCCTACAAGCAGGTGAGCTTTTCAGTACCGGTTAGCACGGTGATGCAACCCAGCAAGCAGTGAACCAGCTTCATGGTACTGAAAATCCAGAGTAAGCACTCCCAGACTCGGATCTTGCATCTTACTTAAGGCCGCTGGTCAAGATGGCGGTTCAGTTTCACAACAACAAAGCTATTTGTTCATGGATGAGTGTTCAGAAGGAAACTACAAATGCTGCATTCATTTCAAAGAGGCTTCCTATGATCACATGATATCAAAATCATTCTTAGTGATTCACCACGATAGCtttagagaaaaaaatggaGCAGCATTTGATGAAAGAGCAGCAACCCAAGCTGAGCTTACAATGAGCTACCAGAATGAACTAGTCCAAGCTGAAACCCAAGCTGAAGCTCTGGGGTGACCCTGGAGTCCCTGGACCTGAACCCGATGCCCCAAAGCACAACTTCCTCCAAGTTAAATAAGCATTTTCATTCGGAATTGTAGAAATAGAAAATGTACTCACCTGTTAGGCTTCAGATATTAGAAATTCTTTGCCATGAGCCCATGGCAGAAGAAGCAGAGTGCAGGCAACCAAAGACACCACGCAGTGACCAGGGTCAGACTTAAATAGTGGTGAGAAGTGTGGGTTTGGTCCGACTGACTCAGACATGTTCGTAACAATCTGCTGACTGCAGCTTCTCATTTCCCTTTCTCAAGCTGGGCGGGATTCTGAGGAGCCCGGGGACAATGTTTCATCACTGTCTGACTGGAAAGGGAGACCTGACCATCCCTAACATCCCATTTCTTTACCGTCACCTCACCCATCCCTAACATCCCATTTCTTTACCGTCACCTCACCCATCCCTAACATCCCATTTCTTTACCGT is part of the Odontesthes bonariensis isolate fOdoBon6 chromosome 24, fOdoBon6.hap1, whole genome shotgun sequence genome and harbors:
- the LOC142375448 gene encoding gap junction Cx32.2 protein-like — protein: MGDWSYLSSLLDKVQSHSTVVGKIWMSVLFLFRIFVLGAAADKVWGDEVSEFYCDSMEPGCEHACYNWKFPISYIHYWVLQITFVSTPTLLYLGYAVHIIHREKRLMGQLQEGATLRKARYTDDRGKVKITGILFCTYMTQLTFKILLEVGFSVGQFYIFGSVFMVSFFHCQCPPCAHYSGAQCYISRPTEKTIFVIFMLVVSGISVLLNIIEMIYLLCHKRRGAVKRLLDQQHVLSSQHYPPNPAWGVNQCGGFPLLPLPVHSLPAGSADGKEKDT